A genome region from Tenebrio molitor chromosome 4, icTenMoli1.1, whole genome shotgun sequence includes the following:
- the LOC138128765 gene encoding PR domain zinc finger protein 5-like isoform X3 encodes MANLEHTGIILKCECGRIHDCDKCPYVSRSRFFHQFPLFSCETNSLEKYNCKECDFETDLMIVFDRHIREHRRKRIDEQKNDQAVNSYICRECSFETYSALMWIKHSNTLCFKTKEDFEKVTFGKEAKLHLSTEDIQWFRCDKCNYKANRRYILKRHDRMKHTSNEETSWFRCEQCAYKTKLKCYLKRHILTRHKSDEDKIQWLRCDKCDFTAKHRCRMEHHKLIKHTTDEEALWLQCKQCPYKTKLKCSLRRHMNLHKSDEEGTWFYCFNCEYRTRRKGNLRRHMLLKHTTPEAVQWFACDKCQYQSKTKDDLQKHVKLRHSDVAIEWLKCDKCDFKAIQRYRIKHHKLIKHTSDEEVLWLQCEQCSYKTKLKGSLKRHIMTVHKSDEEANWFYCFNCEYRTRRKGNLTRHMLVKHTTPEAVQWFACDKCQYQSKTKDELNKHEKVHHSDVAVKIEKKIEWWKCDKCDFKVKQRYRMKHHKLMKHTSDEEVLWLQCEQCSYKTKLKGSLKHHIMTLHKSDEESKWIYCLNCEYRTQRKGNFGRHMLLKHTTTEAAQWFACDKCQYQTKNKYDLHRHAKLHNSDIAVKIKKKIEWWKCDKCDFKARQRWRLRQHERFKHTPNEEGVWFQCEQCSYKTIRKDNLKCHVNLHKPDEEAEWFYCIKCEHRTKSKKNLKHHMLLKHTAPEAVRWFTCDKCQCKFKTKSYLNRHQKLLHSSKEVQV; translated from the coding sequence ATGGCAAATTTGGAACATACAGGGATCATCCTGAAATGTGAATGCGGAAGGATTCACGACTGCGACAAATGTCCTTACGTTAGCAGATCACGTTTTTTTCACCAATTTCCATTATTCAGTTGCGAAACAAACTCTCTAGAAAAGTACAACTGCAAAGAGTGCGATTTTGAAACCGATCTTATGATCGTTTTTGATCGACACATCCGAGAACATCGCAGAAAGAGAATCGACGAACAGAAAAATGACCAAGCAGTAAACAGCTACATTTGCCGAGAGTGCTCGTTCGAAACATATTCAGCGTTAATGTGGATCAAACACTCGAATACTTTATGTTTTAAGACGAAAGAAGATTTCGAGAAAGTAACGTTTGGTAAAGAAGCAAAATTGCATCTCTCCACAGAAGACATTCAATGGTTCAGGTGCGACAAATGCAACTATAAGGCAAATCGAAGATACATTTTAAAACGTCACGATCGGATGAAACACACGTCAAATGAAGAAACATCGTGGTTTCGATGTGAACAGTGCgcttacaaaacaaaactgaaatgCTATCTTAAACGTCACATACTAACTCGACACAAATCTGATGAAGATAAGATCCAATGGCTCAGGTGTGACAAGTGCGACTTCACAGCAAAACACAGATGCAGAATGGAGCATCACAAACTGATCAAACACACAACAGACGAAGAAGCTTTGTGGCTACAGTGCAAACAGTGCccttacaaaacaaaactgaaatgCTCTCTCAGACGTCACATGAATCTGCACAAATCCGACGAAGAAGGAACGTGGTTTTACTGCTTCAATTGTGAGTACAGGACTCGGAGGAAAGGAAACTTGAGACGTCACATGTTGCTGAAACACACCACACCCGAAGCTGTGCAGTGGTTTGCTTGTGACAAGTGTCAGTACCAGTCCAAAACCAAAGATGACTTGCAGAAACACGTAAAACTGCGCCATTCAGACGTAGCCATTGAATGGTTGAAGTGTGACAAATGCGATTTCAAAGCAATACAAAGATACAGAATAAAGCATCACAAACTGATCAAACACACATCAGACGAAGAAGTGTTGTGGCTGCAGTGCGAACAGTGCtcttacaaaacaaaactgaaaggTTCTCTCAAACGTCACATAATGACTGTGCACAAATCCGACGAAGAAGCAAACTGGTTTTACTGTTTCAATTGTGAGTACAGGACTCGGAGGAAAGGGAACTTGACACGTCACATGTTGGTAAAACATACCACACCCGAAGCTGTGCAGTGGTTTGCTTGTGACAAGTGTCAGTACCAGTCCAAAACCAAAGACGAATTGAACAAACACGAAAAAGTGCACCATTCAGACGTAGCGGTGAAGATCGAAAAGAAGATAGAATGGTGGAAGTGCGACAAATGCGACTTCAAAGTAAAACAAAGGTACAGAATGAAGCATCACAAACTGATGAAACACACATCAGACGAAGAAGTGTTGTGGCTGCAGTGCGAACAGTGCtcttacaaaacaaaactgaaaggTTCTCTTAAACATCACATAATGACTCTGCACAAATCCGACGAAGAATCAAAGTGGATTTACTGTTTGAATTGTGAGTACAGAACTCAGAGGAAAGGAAACTTTGGACGTCACATGTTGCTGAAACACACCACAACCGAGGCTGCGCAGTGGTTTGCTTGTGACAAGTGTCAGTACcagacaaaaaacaaatacgaCTTGCACAGACACGCAAAACTGCACAATTCAGATATAGCGGTGAAGATCAAAAAGAAGATAGAATGGTGGAAGTGCGACAAATGCGACTTCAAGGCAAGGCAAAGGTGGCGACTGAGGCAACACGAGCGGTTCAAGCACACGCCGAACGAAGAGGGGGTGTGGTTTCAATGTGAGCAGTGCTCATACAAAACAATACGGAAAGACAACCTGAAATGTCACGTGAACCTCCACAAACCCGATGAAGAAGCGGAATGGTTCTACTGCATCAAGTGCGAGCACAGGACGAAGAGTAAGAAGAATCTGAAACATCACATGTTGCTCAAACACACCGCCCCGGAAGCCGTGCGATGGTTCACTTGTGATAAGTGCCAGTGCAAATTTAAGACGAAATCTTACCTGAACAGGCACCAAAAACTCTTGCATTCTTCCAAAGAAGTTCAAGTGTGA
- the LOC138128765 gene encoding PR domain zinc finger protein 5-like isoform X1 translates to MNNTTIPGTNIKMANLEHTGIILKCECGRIHDCDKCPYVSRSRFFHQFPLFSCETNSLEKYNCKECDFETDLMIVFDRHIREHRRKRIDEQKNDQAVNSYICRECSFETYSALMWIKHSNTLCFKTKEDFEKVTFGKEAKLHLSTEDIQWFRCDKCNYKANRRYILKRHDRMKHTSNEETSWFRCEQCAYKTKLKCYLKRHILTRHKSDEDKIQWLRCDKCDFTAKHRCRMEHHKLIKHTTDEEALWLQCKQCPYKTKLKCSLRRHMNLHKSDEEGTWFYCFNCEYRTRRKGNLRRHMLLKHTTPEAVQWFACDKCQYQSKTKDDLQKHVKLRHSDVAIEWLKCDKCDFKAIQRYRIKHHKLIKHTSDEEVLWLQCEQCSYKTKLKGSLKRHIMTVHKSDEEANWFYCFNCEYRTRRKGNLTRHMLVKHTTPEAVQWFACDKCQYQSKTKDELNKHEKVHHSDVAVKIEKKIEWWKCDKCDFKVKQRYRMKHHKLMKHTSDEEVLWLQCEQCSYKTKLKGSLKHHIMTLHKSDEESKWIYCLNCEYRTQRKGNFGRHMLLKHTTTEAAQWFACDKCQYQTKNKYDLHRHAKLHNSDIAVKIKKKIEWWKCDKCDFKARQRWRLRQHERFKHTPNEEGVWFQCEQCSYKTIRKDNLKCHVNLHKPDEEAEWFYCIKCEHRTKSKKNLKHHMLLKHTAPEAVRWFTCDKCQCKFKTKSYLNRHQKLLHSSKEVQV, encoded by the coding sequence acTAACATCAAAATGGCAAATTTGGAACATACAGGGATCATCCTGAAATGTGAATGCGGAAGGATTCACGACTGCGACAAATGTCCTTACGTTAGCAGATCACGTTTTTTTCACCAATTTCCATTATTCAGTTGCGAAACAAACTCTCTAGAAAAGTACAACTGCAAAGAGTGCGATTTTGAAACCGATCTTATGATCGTTTTTGATCGACACATCCGAGAACATCGCAGAAAGAGAATCGACGAACAGAAAAATGACCAAGCAGTAAACAGCTACATTTGCCGAGAGTGCTCGTTCGAAACATATTCAGCGTTAATGTGGATCAAACACTCGAATACTTTATGTTTTAAGACGAAAGAAGATTTCGAGAAAGTAACGTTTGGTAAAGAAGCAAAATTGCATCTCTCCACAGAAGACATTCAATGGTTCAGGTGCGACAAATGCAACTATAAGGCAAATCGAAGATACATTTTAAAACGTCACGATCGGATGAAACACACGTCAAATGAAGAAACATCGTGGTTTCGATGTGAACAGTGCgcttacaaaacaaaactgaaatgCTATCTTAAACGTCACATACTAACTCGACACAAATCTGATGAAGATAAGATCCAATGGCTCAGGTGTGACAAGTGCGACTTCACAGCAAAACACAGATGCAGAATGGAGCATCACAAACTGATCAAACACACAACAGACGAAGAAGCTTTGTGGCTACAGTGCAAACAGTGCccttacaaaacaaaactgaaatgCTCTCTCAGACGTCACATGAATCTGCACAAATCCGACGAAGAAGGAACGTGGTTTTACTGCTTCAATTGTGAGTACAGGACTCGGAGGAAAGGAAACTTGAGACGTCACATGTTGCTGAAACACACCACACCCGAAGCTGTGCAGTGGTTTGCTTGTGACAAGTGTCAGTACCAGTCCAAAACCAAAGATGACTTGCAGAAACACGTAAAACTGCGCCATTCAGACGTAGCCATTGAATGGTTGAAGTGTGACAAATGCGATTTCAAAGCAATACAAAGATACAGAATAAAGCATCACAAACTGATCAAACACACATCAGACGAAGAAGTGTTGTGGCTGCAGTGCGAACAGTGCtcttacaaaacaaaactgaaaggTTCTCTCAAACGTCACATAATGACTGTGCACAAATCCGACGAAGAAGCAAACTGGTTTTACTGTTTCAATTGTGAGTACAGGACTCGGAGGAAAGGGAACTTGACACGTCACATGTTGGTAAAACATACCACACCCGAAGCTGTGCAGTGGTTTGCTTGTGACAAGTGTCAGTACCAGTCCAAAACCAAAGACGAATTGAACAAACACGAAAAAGTGCACCATTCAGACGTAGCGGTGAAGATCGAAAAGAAGATAGAATGGTGGAAGTGCGACAAATGCGACTTCAAAGTAAAACAAAGGTACAGAATGAAGCATCACAAACTGATGAAACACACATCAGACGAAGAAGTGTTGTGGCTGCAGTGCGAACAGTGCtcttacaaaacaaaactgaaaggTTCTCTTAAACATCACATAATGACTCTGCACAAATCCGACGAAGAATCAAAGTGGATTTACTGTTTGAATTGTGAGTACAGAACTCAGAGGAAAGGAAACTTTGGACGTCACATGTTGCTGAAACACACCACAACCGAGGCTGCGCAGTGGTTTGCTTGTGACAAGTGTCAGTACcagacaaaaaacaaatacgaCTTGCACAGACACGCAAAACTGCACAATTCAGATATAGCGGTGAAGATCAAAAAGAAGATAGAATGGTGGAAGTGCGACAAATGCGACTTCAAGGCAAGGCAAAGGTGGCGACTGAGGCAACACGAGCGGTTCAAGCACACGCCGAACGAAGAGGGGGTGTGGTTTCAATGTGAGCAGTGCTCATACAAAACAATACGGAAAGACAACCTGAAATGTCACGTGAACCTCCACAAACCCGATGAAGAAGCGGAATGGTTCTACTGCATCAAGTGCGAGCACAGGACGAAGAGTAAGAAGAATCTGAAACATCACATGTTGCTCAAACACACCGCCCCGGAAGCCGTGCGATGGTTCACTTGTGATAAGTGCCAGTGCAAATTTAAGACGAAATCTTACCTGAACAGGCACCAAAAACTCTTGCATTCTTCCAAAGAAGTTCAAGTGTGA